Within Macaca nemestrina isolate mMacNem1 chromosome X, mMacNem.hap1, whole genome shotgun sequence, the genomic segment AATCTGTAAACTCAAGGCTACAAGTGCCTCCTTTAAACTTGACTGTTTTCATCTCACAAGGATGTTAGTAGAAAGTAAACAGAAGAGTCATATCTATTTTCACAGCCCAATTACACAGAAATCCGACAGCACTGCAATCACTGGCGAAATTTTGCTGACATTGATGATTCCTGGAAAAGTATAAAGAGTATCTTGGACTGGACATCTTTTAACCAGGAGAGAATTGTTGATGTTGCTGGACCAGGGGGTTGGAATGACCCAGATATGGTAAAAACTTGAGCTCTCCTTGTTCAAGACCCTGCAGTAGGCTTGTTTCCTATTTTGACATTCAAGGTAAATAGAAGTAAAGTTCCTGGGAGGAGGCTTTATGTGAGAGTACTTAGAGCAGGATGCTGTGGAAAGTGGTTTCTCCATATGGGTCATCTAGGTAACTTTAAGAATGCTTCCTCTTCTGTTGTttgaattatttcattctttgtcTCAGTTAGTGATTGGCAACTTTGGCCTCAGCTGGAATCAGCAAGTAACTCAGATGGCCCTCTGGGCTATCATGGCTGCTCCTTTATTCATGTCTAATGACCTCCGACACATCAGCCCTCAAGCCAAAGCTCTCCTTCAGGATAAGGATGTAATTGCCATCAATCAGGACCCCTTGGGCAAGCAGGGGTACCAGCTTAGACAGGTAAATAAGGGTATATATTTTAAGATGGCTTTATATACCCAGTACCAAGTTTGTCTTGGgcctaaatctatttttttcccttgctcTTGATGTTACTATCAGTAATAAAGCTTTTTGCTAGAActattatttccaaaataatgctatagtatcattttaatttttcctacaAGTGCTTGATAGTTCTGACATTAAGAATTAATGCCAAACTAACAGGGCCACTTATCACTAGTTGCTAAGCAATCACacttattttcttggtttttcaGGGAGACAACTTTGAAGTATGGGAACGACCTCTCTCAGACTTAGCCTGGGCTGTAGCTATGATAAACCGGCAGGAGATCGGTGGACCTCGCTCTTATACCATCTCGGTTGCTTCCCTGGGTAAAGGAGTGGCCTGTAATCCTGCTTGCTTCATCACACAGCTCCTCCCTGTGAAAAGGAAGCTAGGGTTCTATGAATGGACTTCAAGGTTAAGAAGTCACATAAATCCCACAGGCACTGTTTTGCTTCGGCTAGAAAATACAATGCAGATGTCAATTAAAgacttactttaaaatgtttattttgttgccAACTACTACTTCCCGTCCACCTTTTTCTCTATTCACTTTAAAAGCTCCCTTTccaccaggctcagtggctcatgcctgtaatcccagtgctttgggaggctgaggcaggtggatcacctgaggtcaggatttcgagaccagcctggccaacacagtgaagccctactaaaaatataaaaattagccaggtatggtggcgtctgtagttgcagctactcaggaggctgaggtaggagaatcacttgaacccaggaagtggaggctgcagtgagccaagatcatgccactgcattccagcctgggcaacagagtgagactccatctcaaaaaaaaaagttatatttcctTGAATAAAATTTTCCAAAGTTGAAACTTTGGTACTAAAACTATTAAACACGTATTTACTCATCCAGATACCCACCCCCCTTGTTGAGATTCTCTCCCAATTATCAAAATGTGTAATATTTAACTACAAAGAGCTATAAACATCACTAAGACTGAAATGTAATAAAAAGGatttataggccaggtgcggtggcttacgcctgtaatcccaacactttgggaggctgagtcgggcagatcacgaggtcagacgATCTAGACCATCggggtcaacatggtgaaaccctgtctctactaaaaatacaaaaattagccagacgtggtggcaggaacctgtaatcccagctactcaggaggctgaggcaggacaatcacttgaacacgggaggcggaggttgcagtgagctaagattgcaccaattgcactccagcctaggcaacaagagcaaaactccgtctcaaaaaaataaaagatgtataaTTTGGAACTGTTAGGAGGCATTTTAATGAATGGTTATTTTGTCTCTTAAGATTCTTCCACCAAgtttagccagacatggtggctcacacctgtaatcccagcatcttggaaCACTGAGATGGGAATTTCACTgaaggtcaagagttccagaccagctgggTAACAAAGAGACCCCCACCACAAAAACAaagtagtcaggtgtggtgacagggaccactagtcccagctactcaggaggctgaggcaggaggaccacttgagcctgcaAGCTCAAAGCCGTAGCAAGCTATGATCCATACCATTGGCATTCCAGTCCACAtgagagggagaccttgtctcaaaaaaaaaaaaaaaaattccactagAGTTTCATACGCCAGAAAACCTGTTCTTTGTAGTTATTTTGGCATAAATACGTCTACTTTAAAATGTGAGGGGGAATGTCAAAATGTTTAAGAGTGTAAGACCAAGTCCATAGACAATATTATATGTTACAGCGTAACTGTGTCTGGAGAACAATGCCAAAATTCTTAAACTGTTATACCAAAGATCTGAGACTTAACTCTTAGTAAAAACATCTGATATTCACTATGTGTTACTGACTTCTCCCTATTAACCTGAAATGTGTCTACTTACATAACCAATAACCACTGCATAACGGCAAACTGCATCTCATAAGGCCCCCAGTGATTGAAGTGCCAAATTAGAAAATTGCAACATACGATCTGAACTCAACCATTCAGCTTCAATCCAAAACAAGTAGTACCAGGAAGAGGCATAAATTTCCCCACGGGCGGAATTGTGTTGATGGCTCTAGCTTATTCCCTCCCAAAAGATGAACGGCAAACAAATGAACTGAACATAAACTCAAGATTTTATTGTCTTCATAATAAAAGATGACACTTAGAACTGGATCACTTGGCCCtgtaacagaacagaaaaaagttgAGTTTTGTATTTTGCCATGAACTACTGCCCCATCAAGAACATTATCTGTTCCTAAAATGTTCACCATGCTGTTAAGCTTCCtcattcttcctttcctccttgtAGCAGAAAATCTCACATACCTTTAGCTATAGATCTAGTATTTTTAGAGGATTACCCCTGAGCTCTACGCCACAATGAATGTTCACCTTTTCAAATAATAAAGCTATGAAAAATATTGCACCTTCCACCTGCAATTATATACCTTTCTCTTCTTATCTCCTCCCAGTTCAAAATGCTTGCATCTTTTAATAGCCAGCATTCTCTTAGATCTGCAGTTGGGCTCAACGCACTCAAGCCTTAGCACaatcttctttgtagttttagcctggaaaaaaattaaagccttAATAAATAACTACAGAAGATCAGTTTCTTCAAAAATGACTGCTTTAAATAGTACTCAGTGTACTCTTAAGCCATAGggagaaaataatctaaaaatcaGTGAATTTAAGAGAAAATGTGTAGAACTTGAGgactaaaaaaaataaaggctgggcacagtggctcatgcctgtaatcccagcactttgggaggccgaggcaggcagatcacaaggtcaggagttcgagaccagcctgaccaacatggtgaaaccctgtctctactaaaaatacgaaaagtcagccgagcgtggtggcttgcgtctataatcccagctactcgggaggctgaggtaggagactcacttgaacccgggaggcagcggaggttgcagtgagcagagatcgagccactgcactcctgcctgagacagagcgagactccatctcaaaaaaaaaaaatctatatatatataaaaagagaaaacgtggTAATAGCAAAGATGGCATGTCATCCAGTTTAAATCCAAACCCCACTCAGATCAAACATCCTAAAGATTCCTATCAAATGGGCCACCCTGAACTTGTGGCCATTCAGCAGCTCTGCATAGTTCTTTAATCCCAAcagtttgtgaggctgaggcaggaggattacttgagcccagagtttgagaccagcctgggcaacacagtgagaacctcgtctctataaaagatcaataaattCTAAGACTACCTAGAATTTATGTGCATTCAACTGAATTATGTAACTCAAACTACACTCCCCACTAATACTCAACTTTTttaattgttccttttttttttttgagacggagtttcgctcttgttgcccaggctggagtgcaatggcgtgatctcagctccttctcctgggttcaagcaattctcctgtttcagcctcctgagtagctgggataacaggtgcccaccaccacgcccagctaatttttttgttatttttactagagacgggggtttcatcacgttggccaggctggtctcaatctcctgacctcaggtcatccacccgcctcggcctcccaaagtgctgggattacaggcgcttagtaagccaccacacatggccttgATTGCTCTTTTTACCTAAACAGAATATTGTTTACAAGTTTCATATTTACCAAAAAATTGCAAACATGCTACAGAGTTCTCATAAACCTTACAACCAGTTTCTCATCTTACATTAGTATGACTTATTAACAAACCAACACTGATGCCTTATTAACTCAAGtccatactttttaaaatttccttgtattttcctaatgtcctttttctgttctaggaCCCCATCCAGGACACAACCTAacatttagtcatcatgtctctAGACTCCtttggctgtggcaatttctcagaCCGTTTTGATGATCTTGACAATTTCAGCactactggtcaggtattttgtaaaatGCCCCTCTTGGgatttgtttttctcatgattagatagAGTTATGGGGTTTTTAGTGTCATTTTCATCACACCTTATCAAGGGTGTATATCAACATGACTCATGGCtgttgatgttaaccttgattacctggctgaggtagtgcttgttaggtttctccactgtaaagttttattgcattttttctttgaggtacaaacaatccaattacactctaagttattttaaaatatgcaactaAGTTATTGACTTTAGTCACCCTGTCGTGCTATCAAATAGTTGGTCTAAttcattctaattttttgtacccactaaccatccccacctccccccactacccttcccagcttctggtaaccatccttctactctctatattCGAGTccacttgttttgatttttagatcccacaaatgagaacatgtgatgtttgtctttgtgtgcctatttcacttaacataatgatctccagttccacccatgttgttgtaaatgactgcatatcattctttttatggttgaatagtactccattgcatataggtccattttcttttttccttgttttttttcttttttgagatggaggcttgctctgtcgcccaggctggagtgcagcggtgtgatctccgctcactgcagcctctgcctcccaggttccagcgattctcctgcctcagcctcccgggtagctgagattacaggcctgcaccacacgcccagctaatttttgtatttttactagagacggggtttcactatcttggccaggttggtctcgaactcctgacctcaggtgatccacccacttcgacctcccaaagtgctaggcacgagccactgcgcccggctgcatataggtacattttctttatccattcatcccaTGATGGACACTaaggttgcttctaaatcttggctattataaacagtgctgcaacaaacatagaagtgcagatatctctttggtaTGCTGattttcttctgggtatatactcagcagtgggattgttggatcatatggtagctcaatttttaaaaactcaaatttcTTAATAAGCTTGCCCCTTTAGCAAGAGTTCTGATACTGCTGCTAGCTTGCAGTTCTTAACCGGCCAAAACCTAGTTAGAACCTATCTTCTAAACAAGTTATCCAAATGTGAAAAGGTATAAAAAAGCATTCTTTCTGCCACCCTGAGACCAAACTACTTACTGCATCCAAATGAGCACTAAAGTCATTCCTTAATACTTTCTGGAGCTAAACTGCACGAGAGGCAAAGTGCCAAAAGAAATGCTgtgttgggccgggcgcggtggctcaagcctgtaattccagcactttgggaggccgagacgggcggatcatgaggtcagcagatcgagaccatcctggctaaaacggtgaaaccccgtctctactaaaaaatacaaaaaactagccgggcgcggtggcgggcgcctgtagtcccagctactcgggaggctgaggcaggagaatggcgtgaacccgggaggcggagcttgcagtgagctgagatcccgccactgcactccagcctgggcgacagagcgagactccgtctccaaaaaaaaaaaaaaaagaaatgctgtgtTGGAGAGAATACTCCATTCCAATCATCGTGCTAGTAACTTTAATGGTTAGCCAAATCACCTAAGGTTTGAGAATAAACAGAAACTCACTCAGCCTGAGAATATGGAATTCAGGAGGCTAGCAGACAGGCCTAAATGGTTATTCTATGAGTTTTAAGACTTCACGAGAACAGGTAGCTGACTGCAGGTTTCTGTGATGAGAAACAACAGAACTTAGTGCAACCAACAGTCGAGGATTCAGACATGACGACAGATAAGGAGCAAGGCCAATGAAAGGATTTACAAGTGTACTCACACCTCAGTTCTTAGGAAAGCAGGGCACATTCCTCGATTTTTTGCCTCTTCAGAAGGGAAAGGATAAAAAATCGTAAACACTGAAATAGTGCAGTATTGTGGACTAATCAGACCTGAGTTGCATTCCCAGCTCCATCACCTACTAGATATATCACTGCAGTCAACTGTGAAAACTTCGCTAAACTAACGCTATACCTATATCATGAAGTGTGTGGACTAGAGACAAGTATACATCCTTACTGCAATTAAGTGGGAAACGTCAAATAGTAATTACCACTCACCTTTTTCCGGAAAATCGGCTTAGTTTGCCCACCATAGCCACTCTGCTTCCTGTCATAACGCCGCTTTCCTGGGAAAACGAATTGGTATTTGTTATAATACCAGCAAGTAATTCTTACAGGTTTTATCTTAATTTTGCAGCAGAAATATTAACGCTCAAGTCGGGCGTGGGGGGGAAGAGACCTGGACCCGTATGTTACTCTACAACACAAATGTCACATTAACACCAAATTATGCAGAATCCATCTTACCCTGGGCATACAGAGAATCCTTGCCCTTCTTGTACTGTGTCACTTTGTGGGGTTGGTGCTTGCCACACTTCTTACAGAAAGTCCGGCGGGTTTTAGGGACGTTAACCTAGTAAAGAAACCGTTCAGAACGTGCAGTGTTATTTGACGACAATGGCACAACGCCCTACCTCACCCAGCTAAAGCTAAGGCACTCCACGAGTACTCCTCACTACATGCTAACTCTGACTACAGGGTGGGTCAGCCCCATGTGCTTCAAGCAGAGCTTCCTCCCTCCGTCGAGCCCCAAAGAAGGAAAAGATCTTATTAACTCCACCCCCGGCTAACTCTACCTCTTTGAACCCATCACTTCAATTCCTGGCCCCGTAGCCCGGTCCCTTTAGGGTTGATCCCGGCAAAATTGGGTTGCTCCGGTATATCGAGTCCACACAGGAGCCTGGACCCATCCCGGCACAGCACCGGCGACGAAGGGGGGATAGATTACGCTGGATATTACTCGGCCCCACCAGCAAGTCCTACCATGCTTGCGAGAGCGATACCGGCacgggaagaaagaaagaagctgcGCCGCAAACGGAAGTATATAGGAGGTTCCCGATCGCACTTCCTCATGGGAGTCGGTAGGAGCAATCATAGAGTGTAAGGCTCGGCGCAGCGCCCTCCGGCTGCTGAGAGGACTCAGTTCCGAGCCGCGGGCGGGAGCTTAAGGAAGGACTCCGCCTAAAGGGTGGTCCACTCACCCCAACTTCCGCCCCGCAGCTTTGCAGCGTTTCGTCACTTTATCTCTTTTGGTGGACGCTGCTACATAGTGGCGTTCAGTGAAGGGAGCAGTGTTTTTCCCAGATCCTCTGGCCTCCCCGTCCCCGAGGGAAGCCAGGACTAGGGTCGAAAAGAGGGGTCCTCCACCTCCACGTTCCATTCCTGTTCCACCTCAAGGTCACTGGGAACACCTTTCGCAGCAAACTGCTGATTCAATGAAGGCCTGGAGGGAGCCAATTGCTCCAGTTCATCAATCACATGGCCAGTTGGTCCATTCAACAAATGGTCATTAGATGCccattatgtgtcaggcactgttcagGGGAAGGGATACAGTAATCTAATAGGCTTATAAATGTACAATTTTGAACTAAGTACTTTGAAGAAAAGGAACAATGATTGGCGTTAAAGCAGCACCCTTCTGTTGAGGGAGTAAGTCAGCTGCTCTAGGTTCTGAAAAGTGACAATGAAATTGTTCGGCTCCTGTAATAGCAATCATCAAGCCTAGAAGTAGAAAGTATCCAGTGGCTCTTCCCTTCCTTGCAGACCTGGCAGAAGGCATATACTAGGTTTCAAGAGAGTCCAGCATAGAAAGACTGCAGGgtactaaacattttaaatagattGTGTCATACAATTCTCACAGTAATTCTAGGAGACAGGTggtactattattcccattttacaggttaaGAAATTGAGGTCGTAGGATGTTAAAGGATTTTACCAATGTCAACAGTATTTAGTGAATCTAGGATACAAACCTGGGTAGACTGACTCTAGAACCTGGGTTCCTTTAACATTATAAAATACTGCTGTTGTGGCCTGGTGAttataatagctaaaatatatatatatatatatatatatatggcgcacttactatatgccaggcattctCCTAACCACCTTACATACTACCCCTTTTAATCCTGACAGCAACCCCAGGAGGTATGTACCAGTATTAGTATTTAACAGGTGAGGACACTAAGGCACAAGAGATGTTACGTTTACTTACCTGAAGTCACACAGgttgttatttttttgtggaaCTGGAATTTGATACTAGGTAGTCTAACACTACAGCCTTGCACTTAACCACTACATCATACCAAGGAAGCAGGGGCATCTGCAGTGTAGAGGATGGTGAGGAGACAGAATTGGGCTGAGACACAGGAGGAGGTGGCAGTGGAGTAGGGACTGACGAACCATGACAGTCTGGGGTATCTTTCTTGCACAACCCTCCAGAAACATGCGTGGGACCTGAGCTGACACTCTGATCACCCCCTTTTTTGTTGGGTGGTCTCTGGgaatgagataataaaaatattaccacTACCTGCTACATTTCCTGAAAGTTTCTTTGCCAAACttccagcattttctttttctttccagattcttAAGCAATCTCACTGGCCTTTAGGGGTTTATGTTAGTAACATAGAAATATGAAGACCATGAACATGGCCCCTCTTCATTTAATCAACCTTAGTTCTTTCTATCATACCTGTATTACATGGCTTTGTggggtttttgcttgtttttgcttacttaaaaaaatttaattgacaaaaattgtttatattcaaggtgtacaacatgatgatttGATATGTGTATACACTGTGTAATGATTACCACAGTCAAATTGATTAACATATTTATCATTCATCACCATCCATAGTTACCATAGAGGAGGTGAGGACACTTAAAATCTGCTCTCTTATCAAATTTCAATAATACAATGTTATTAACTATGGTCACTATATTGTACATTAGATCCCCAGAGCTTATACATCCTATAAGTGAAAGTTTGTACACCAATGCTGacattgaggtgggaggatcacttgagctgttCTCTGTTTTGGACATGTTCCTGCTCATTAATTTCCCCTAAGATAAGGCACTCAGAACTGGATGCAGGACTCTAGGTGTGGTCTGGCTTTGCAGAGTAGGTGGCATGTTACCTTCCTCTGTCTAGATATTTTACTTCTGTAAGGAAGCCTCAATGTCACGTTGGCTTTTCTGGAAGCCATGTTAACTGACATGACATGCCTTTTGATTACTATCAGCAGAAACCCCTGAACCATTTTCACAAATGCTACTGCTACTCCACTTTCTCCTGGAGTCATTTGAAGTTCAAATTTGGGGCCCAGTTGTGAGACATCACCTTTAGCCCCGGTAAAATACACTTTGTGGAATTTGGCTTCTCACACCAGGTGATCAAGATCTTTTTGGAAACTAATTGCCCTCTTCCATCATCCAGTCTAGCACACAGAGCCTTGCACCATTCATAAACTAACtgggctactttttatattttcctcaAAGATCATCAACAAAAATGTTGAACAGGATAGCACCAAGAATAGAACCTTATATTGCATTGGGAATCTGTTCAGGTGACACTCAGCTGTTCATTTGTGCTATCTGAGTACAGTCCTCCTGTCAGTATGGATGAGTGTGCTAGGGGAGTGGTCGTGGGCAGAGGGTGAAGAAGAGCCTACGTCTACTTGCTCTTTTCCCTtgtgctcctctctctctcttgtttagCTCTCCCACTGGATGCCTGTAACCTCCCAGTCCCCACCCCAAGATGGACCTTGAGAAGGGACAGGGCATGTGACAACAAGTGACATAAGATgaagaaaagaggagggaaggTGAATGCCTGTGACCAATCCTCAGGCAGGTGAGTGGAGCAGCTATTGGGGGTGACTAGCAAAAGGATAGAAGTTGTCAATAAAGTAAGGCAATCGTACAACACATGCTGTCCATCTATCTTGTGCAAATGTGAGGATCAACCACTATATCATCAGTCTACAAatactttaaatgtttttatttaaagtccTGTTGGTGACCGGAAGAGGTGGCTCGCCCCTGTAATCcctgtattttgggaggccgaagcaggaggatcgcttgagtccacgagtttgagaccagcctgggcaacatagtgaaaccccacctctacaaaaaatacaaaaattagcccagcacagtgatgtgtgcctctagtcccaggtactagggaggctgaggtgagaggatcacttgagcccaggagacagaggctgcagtgagccatgatcatgccgctgcactctagcctgggcttcagaacaagaccctgtctcaaaaaaaaaaaaaaaaaaaaaaaaggtcccaaggcctgttgggggttgggggtgaggggagggatcttagaggatgggtcaataggtgcagcaaatcaccacagcacacgtatacctatgtaacaaacctgcaccttctgcacatatatcccatttttttgtttgcttgtttgtttgttttttagacgaaataaagaaaaaaaaataaggtccTGTTGACTTAAAAGCTCGGATGAACTTGTAGTGGGACCTGTGATCTGTTTCTACACTAGGATACAATGCCTTGGGGCAAGGAAATATGGTAGTGCCCAAGATGTCAAGGTGGGCAGGCAGATCAGTCAGCAGGGGCTCCAGTGTCATGGTCTGCATTCAATACTGGCTGCATTTCCTAGAAGAATCCCTGGGGGAAACATTGCAGTTGGAGCATAAAGTAGGGGGCCCCTGAGAAAACCTCCAGGCTTCAAGTGACACTAGTCTGCTTTACGGGTTTACACGACTCAAGAGAAAGGTGTACATTGAGAGATAATCCCTGAGGCTGaatcttaaaagaagaaaatcaacatCCACAGAAAATGGGGAAGGGCACAAGTATTTCTGTGGGCTTATATTCCGACATTTTTATCTGTAGGGGAAAAatgctttcttagaaaatgacTCAGCAGGGGGAAGTCTTGTCTCTACCTCTGTCTGGCTCTGTCCTTTGGGGTCCCTTCACTATCAAGTTCAACTGTGTGTCCCTGAGACTCCTCTGCCCCGGAGGACAGGAGACTCGAAAACACTCTTCCTGGCCAATCTCTTTGCTCTGTGTCTGCCAGCCCCCAGCATCTCTCCTCTTTTCTGTAAGCCCCTCTCCCTGTGCTGACTGTCTTCATAGTACTTCAGGTATGTTGTCCCTTTACCTCTAGGAGGATAGCTTGATGACCTGTCTGCTCAGGCCAGCCCCATCTAGAGTCTCAGTGGCCCCAGTCATGTTGAGAAAGGTTCTTTCAGAGACAGACTCAAGATAGTAGTGTCAGAGGTCCCAAGCAAATGAAGGGCGGGGACAGTTGAGGGGGTGGAATAGGGACGGCAGCAGGGAACCAGATAGCATGctgctgagaagaaaaaaagacattggtTTAGGTCaggaaacaaaaaaagggaaCTGAGTGGCTGTGAAAGGGTGGGGTTTGCTCAGACTGTCCTTCCTCTCTGGACTGTAAGAATATGTCTCCAGGGCCAGTGTCTGCTGCGATCGAGTCCCACCTTCCAAGTCCTGGCATCTCAATGCATCTGGGAAGCTACCTGCATTAAGTCAGGACTGAGGTGGGTCTGGGGTATGGCAGGGGCTGGGCAGCAGCAGCAATGTACCTTTCTTGGGACCCCTAAAAAACAGAGAGACAGCATGGCTGGTGCCATTTATCAGCTAGCAGACGAGGCTGACGGAGGGTGGGAGTGTCATCAGCACAAGGCCCTGGCAGTCCCGTCTGGTGATTAGAGAGGCTGAAAAGGTCCTTTCCGACAAGAGCTGTGGGTGGGGtgaacaggaagagaaaaatgtgaCATGAGGTGACCATCCGAACAGGTAGCAAATGTTAGAAAGGGGTACCTCTGGCAAACTTAGTGGAAAAGTAATATTGCAGGGAGCAGTCAGATAAAAACAAGCCCTTCTGTCAAATAGTGCTTGAAGACTCAATAGGGATACATGGGTCAATGAAGCccttagaaaaagaaatactaagaGGCAGATTCTCTGAGAACATGGTAAAGGCTCACGCTCCACATTATGCAGTTGACTTTTGTGAGCTAGGGAAAGGCCCGGCTAGGCCAGGGTGTAGGCTACCTGCCTTGAGCTGTACCAGGCCAAATGTTGCCAGGATCAGAGCCGGCTTTGTTGAAAGGACTGTGAAAGCTGTGCCAACCTCGTGGTAACAATGGGTAAAAGACTGGGCCAGGAGAAagcagcctctgcctcagcccGGACAGTGCGGCCAACCCCTCAGGTTCTGGCAAAGGTTTCTCCTCTTATCATTGCCCTCCATGTGCATGGCTTGCTTGTCTCTTGTCTtcattatttctcctttctttttctcctctccaacctcctcctcttcccactcATCCT encodes:
- the LOC105499316 gene encoding alpha-galactosidase A; translated protein: MQLRNPEMHLGCALALLFLALVSWDIPGARALDNGLARTPTMGWLHWERFMCNLDCQEEPDSCISEKLFMEMAELMVSDGWKDAGYEYLCIDDCWMAPQRDLEGRLQADPQRFPHGIRQLANYVHSKGLKLGIYADVGNKTCAGFPGSFGYYDIDAQTFADWGVDLLKFDGCYCDSLEKLADGYKHMSLALNRTGRSIVYSCEWPLYMWPFQKPNYTEIRQHCNHWRNFADIDDSWKSIKSILDWTSFNQERIVDVAGPGGWNDPDMLVIGNFGLSWNQQVTQMALWAIMAAPLFMSNDLRHISPQAKALLQDKDVIAINQDPLGKQGYQLRQGDNFEVWERPLSDLAWAVAMINRQEIGGPRSYTISVASLGKGVACNPACFITQLLPVKRKLGFYEWTSRLRSHINPTGTVLLRLENTMQMSIKDLL
- the LOC105499314 gene encoding LOW QUALITY PROTEIN: large ribosomal subunit protein eL42 (The sequence of the model RefSeq protein was modified relative to this genomic sequence to represent the inferred CDS: deleted 1 base in 1 codon); translated protein: MIAPTDSHEEVRSGTSYILPFAAQLLSFFRAGIALASMVNVPKTRRTFCKKCGKHQPHKVTQYKKGKDSLYAQGKRRYDRKQSGYGGQTKPIFRKKAKTTKKIVLRLECVEPNCRSKRMLAIKRCKHFELGGDKKRKGQVIQF